In Rathayibacter sp. VKM Ac-2762, one DNA window encodes the following:
- the hrcA gene encoding heat-inducible transcriptional repressor HrcA, giving the protein MVTERGLQVLRVIVQDYVANREPVGSKSIVERHAFGVSAATIRNEMAQLEEEELIAAPHTSSGRVPTDKGYRLFVDQLADLRPLTSAQRQAIETFLGQSPDLDEVLVKTVRLLSQLTNSVALVQYPSFGAARLRHVELVALAPRRLLSVLITDTGRVDQRVLETPEDVDDALLGEIRAKLNTAVLGLGLQQAAETLGSVAERFSPERRHVLTPIVQTLLEQVGANRQDRLVMAGAANLVRTEEDFSGSIYPVLEAIEEQVELLRLFAEMTPDPRGISVRIGRENAPFGLQETSVLTSGYNTAGGQVSRLGVLGPIRMDYSGNITAVRAVARYLSRLLGEE; this is encoded by the coding sequence ACGGAGCGCGGTCTCCAGGTCCTGCGCGTGATCGTGCAGGACTACGTGGCGAACCGGGAGCCGGTGGGCTCGAAGTCGATCGTCGAGCGCCACGCGTTCGGCGTCTCGGCCGCCACCATCCGCAACGAGATGGCCCAGCTGGAGGAGGAGGAGCTGATCGCGGCTCCGCACACCTCGTCCGGCCGCGTGCCGACCGACAAGGGCTACCGCCTCTTCGTCGACCAGCTCGCCGACCTGCGCCCGCTCACCTCCGCGCAGCGCCAGGCGATCGAGACGTTCCTCGGGCAGAGCCCGGACCTCGACGAGGTGCTGGTCAAGACCGTCCGCCTGCTCTCGCAGCTCACCAACAGCGTCGCGCTCGTGCAGTACCCGTCGTTCGGAGCCGCGCGGCTGCGCCACGTGGAGCTCGTCGCCCTCGCTCCCCGCCGCCTCCTGTCGGTGCTGATCACCGACACCGGCCGGGTCGACCAGCGCGTGCTCGAGACCCCGGAGGACGTGGACGACGCGCTCCTCGGTGAGATCCGCGCGAAGCTCAACACGGCCGTGCTGGGCCTCGGGCTCCAGCAGGCGGCCGAGACGCTCGGCTCCGTCGCGGAGCGCTTCAGCCCCGAGCGGCGCCACGTGCTGACGCCGATCGTGCAGACCCTGCTCGAGCAGGTCGGCGCCAACCGGCAGGACCGCCTGGTCATGGCCGGCGCCGCGAACCTCGTCCGCACCGAGGAGGACTTCTCGGGCAGCATCTACCCCGTGCTCGAGGCGATCGAGGAGCAGGTGGAGCTGCTGCGCCTCTTCGCCGAGATGACCCCGGACCCCCGGGGCATCTCGGTGCGCATCGGCCGCGAGAACGCGCCGTTCGGGCTGCAGGAGACCTCGGTGCTCACGAGCGGCTACAACACCGCGGGCGGCCAGGTCTCGCGCCTGGGCGTGCTCGGCCCGATCCGGATGGACTACTCCGGCAACATCACCGCGGTGCGCGCCGTCGCCCGCTACCTCTCCCGCCTCCTCGGCGAGGAGTAG
- the dnaJ gene encoding molecular chaperone DnaJ, which produces MADHYEVLGVDRDASADEIKKAYRRLARELHPDVNPSADASERFKLVTHAYDVLSDAQQRAQYDRGPQEGFGGGGQGFGGFGDIFETFFGQGAQGSSRGPRSRRERGQDALLRVEVSLDEVIFGTHRDLEVDTAVLCETCQGSCCQPGTSPVTCDICHGSGQIQRTVRSLLGNVMTASPCGTCRGYGTVIATPCSTCQGQGRVRARRTIPVDVPAGVDTGLRLQMPGSGEVGPAGGPNGDLYLEIKVKHHDVFSRNGDDLLCTLEVQMTDAILGSTASLKALDGDIEIEIKPGTQSTEIVTIKGRGVTRLRGSGRGDLRIGIQVVTPTKLGHRERELVQELAKHYKPQKPALTHFQQGLFSKLRDRFLG; this is translated from the coding sequence GTGGCCGATCACTACGAAGTGCTGGGCGTCGACCGCGACGCCTCCGCCGACGAGATCAAGAAGGCGTACCGCCGACTCGCCCGCGAGCTGCACCCCGACGTCAACCCGAGCGCGGACGCCTCCGAGCGCTTCAAGCTCGTCACGCACGCCTACGACGTCCTGAGCGACGCCCAGCAGCGGGCTCAGTACGACCGCGGGCCCCAGGAGGGCTTCGGCGGCGGCGGCCAGGGCTTCGGCGGGTTCGGCGACATCTTCGAGACCTTCTTCGGGCAGGGCGCGCAGGGCTCGTCCCGCGGGCCGCGCTCCCGCCGCGAGCGCGGCCAGGACGCCCTGCTGCGCGTGGAGGTCTCGCTCGACGAGGTCATCTTCGGCACCCACCGCGACCTCGAGGTCGACACGGCGGTGCTCTGCGAGACGTGCCAGGGATCGTGCTGCCAGCCCGGCACCTCGCCGGTGACCTGCGACATCTGCCACGGCTCCGGCCAGATCCAGCGCACGGTCCGCTCGCTCCTGGGCAATGTGATGACGGCCAGCCCCTGCGGCACCTGCCGCGGCTACGGCACCGTCATCGCGACCCCCTGCTCCACCTGCCAGGGCCAGGGACGCGTCCGCGCCCGCCGCACCATCCCCGTCGACGTCCCCGCGGGAGTCGACACGGGCCTGCGCCTGCAGATGCCCGGCAGCGGCGAGGTCGGCCCGGCCGGCGGCCCCAACGGCGACCTGTACCTCGAGATCAAGGTCAAGCACCACGACGTCTTCAGCCGCAACGGCGACGACCTTCTCTGCACCCTCGAGGTGCAGATGACGGACGCGATCCTCGGCTCCACGGCGTCGCTCAAGGCGCTCGACGGCGACATCGAGATCGAGATCAAGCCGGGCACGCAGAGCACCGAGATCGTCACGATCAAGGGACGCGGAGTCACGCGCCTGCGCGGCAGCGGACGCGGCGACCTCCGCATCGGCATTCAGGTCGTCACCCCGACGAAGCTGGGCCACCGCGAGCGGGAGCTGGTCCAGGAGCTCGCGAAGCACTACAAGCCGCAGAAGCCCGCGCTGACCCACTTCCAGCAGGGCCTCTTCTCGAAGCTCCGCGACCGCTTCCTGGGCTGA